GGAGGTGGATCAAGAGGAATTGCCCTGGCTATGGAGAAAGGATGGCAGCAGGcaggttgattctttctagaaggGAGACAAGCCACTTTGAAACGTGTGTGTAAGGATGTGTGTGATGTCCTGGTGGTGACACAGGGAGGGTCATGAGGAAAGCCTAGACGTGTCTTGGGTTCCTGAGGCACCTGAAGCTTGCCTCACCATATCTTTCTAAGGGATTGGAACAGGAGCATACTGTATCTAAGGGGGCCGTGGGGAGAGATGGTCTTGGTGAGAAAACTATTCAGTGGGGCTGTTTGTGGCCACACCTGCAGTGAAGTGTCCTCTCCGAGAGCTAGGCAGGAGGTTACTCTAACTGCCGCAGCCCACACCTCGtccactcctcccagcccagagctcacTTCTCAGTTCAGGCAACTGTTGCTTTGGATTCAACAGGGGATGGGCAACCGTGTAACTTCAGCCAAGAGAGGGCTCAGGTTCCTGAGTTGCTCTGaattgttcttccttttgtggAATCGCAGTACTTCAGACCTACTTCATCTCGTCCAGTATCTCATGGCGGACCCTCAGGCTGCCTTGAGAGGAAGAGTTTGTTCATATTTCCTGTCACTCCTTCATGGACAGGAGACAGATGTGGAGTGGGGTTGTTTCGGGTGGAATGTCAGTGAAGGCTGCTTCCTCTTTTAAAGGGGGAAGGAGTGTAGCCCAGGGGCAGGAAGACGATCTTCTGTGTTATTATTAAACGTCCTATGACACCTGTTCTGGTTAATTAGGTGCACCGTGGTGTGTACCTTGTTCTCGTGAACAGGGATGTGATCCAGACAACTTGATCGCCATGGCAACTGGCTTCTGCCTGCTTCTCAGATTGACTTTCCGTTATtgggagctggagggggaaggACCACAGGCGGTCTGTACTCCCATGACCAATGTAACATGACAATTCCCTGGCCCTTGTTTAATCCTCTGCAGCCACCACTGGCTGTGAAATGACAGACTCTAAGGGACACGCGCCTACTTCTCACacaccactccccccacccccgcctcctagGAACAGAACTCCTGAGTGATGACAGTGactctgggcactggggagggggtggcaggacctGGCCCATGTTACGTGTCTGCTGTGGGTTGTTCTGAGATGCAGGTGCATTCTGGGCCAGTGTTATGGGTTTGTATCAGGATTCCATTAGAGAGATATTTTCCAgcattttgtttcgttttgtgaggctaggaaagaaagaggggattTCTACTGAGCATCAGGAAAAGGaggactgaggaggaggtggggccctAATATTTTACACAATACCTGTCCACAAAGGGCTTTTGGGTGCCTAGAACTTACCTTGGAGAAGGTCCCTAGCTGCTAGTACGCCGGCTGAGGGGCATTTCTCACAGAGCGGATGTCCACACAGTTCCAGATCTTGGGAGACAGCCTGTGAGGCTTAGGTGCCAGGGGGTGCCTTAGGGAGGCTCTCCAAGTCAGTGCTTGCTGAGGCGATTTCTTCTCGGCAGACAGGGGTCAGGGACCTTGGTGGATGGGCACGGGGTCACCAGTGGAATAATACTCAAGTGGAGGTCAGGGCATGAAAATCACTTGAAGACATTTGCACGCTGCACAGTTTCCCTTGTCCAAGTGTCCCTCACCTGTGGAGATTTACACTCTGATGCCACAGAAAGCCTCAGTCCCActtgcccattctcctcctccaTTCACTCCTTTCCTTTGCCTCAACAGCATGTCCAGTGCTGGGAACGGATGTGACCATGAACCCCGGTGCCTCCTTGTCTACTTTCACGGCagtgcccttccctccacccattcCTGGCGCCCAGCACCGGCCACCCTGGCAGCAGCACCTGCCACGTCCCATCACCCCAGCATTCCCTCCTGGCAGCAGCCTGCTGCTGCCAGCTTTCCCCAGGACGCCTATGGTGGCTAATGGTGGCCTTGGCCCTAGTGCCCCTGGGGCTTGCAACCTCACTGTCGAAGTCAGGTCACAAGGGAGGACAGTGGAGGCCCCCCAGACTCAGACCTCTGTCGTTACTCAGGCCCCCCTCAACTGGAGCGCTCCAGGGGCCCTCAGCAGGAGTGCTGCATGTCCTGCACCCGAATTCATAGCAACCCCTGTGATGGGGACCGTTGTGACTGCTTCAGCTGTTGGAGTTAGGcaggctggcaagggaggctggaccccaggctttcctcctcaagctccaccaccagctgcccagctggcccctatcattcgccccgtgaactctgggccatggccacatgacacttccagggagggccgcctggccaccaaccagtccaacgcctcgcaggatggctcctctaacCCCCAGAGAGAGTACAGTAACTTCCGACGTTGGCAGCACATCAAACCCCTGGCCCGGAGACACTTTCAcctgagtcctgatgcagaagctttttcctgctttctcatgtgagtgaacgctcagcgggtcctgagcttatgggagcttttagataaagaggaactggggatggactcgcacgttaggtttctagggatactggaaggaaggtgtgagggcgatgtccatgctatgagaaggcacactgtcggtcacatgggtgggcctgccagtccgtgacatcaggactgaaatgtgccCCATCTCAACtggccccaccaccctgtgagtctggccagcttgctcttccatgattctcatggtaataCGGACTGCAgacttgcagtcagagagggtcgtggtgtaaggtgaggagccaaggagtggatgccgccctctcctgtggtgccgtgtccttcatacaggacgtgagtgcacatggccaggggagggcacttcagaggagggggaggagcgcggggcccaggagagcgctttatgcatgcctccacttcgttgtggagaattccactaggaacagggtgatggtagagctctcctaaggccgtgggctctctcccactagagttgtgagcctggcaggcatttccatcctaaacctccggtccctcgtaaaaaggggacaattacacttcactcagagaactgtgcagaagacgccttgggctaatctatgaagtgttaccagattgcttggcacatgccacgcctcattgatgatggtgatttttattatgaaaatgcagccttgaggaggaagagagctccccaaggcacaatgtcccggctctagcctgggagtggatggtcatccttgagtgagtgtgaggcggtgacagcagtggccgggaaggcttgtctttgccctcccagacgcccgcctctcaccctcctgttgctcagtcattctgggttgagtgatgtgtggtccacatgggcgggtggggtcaggcaggtgggggctgggctgggcccggagactgaccccgagggcttacagcccagtgcttcgatccgtggcccgcctgaatcccaacatgccgctggaggagggactgtggagggccgtgcaggaatggcggTGCAGAAGCAACCTTGACCGGATGATCTACTACGAGAGGGcggaaaagtgagtcagcgtcctgggcccaggggctgcgtggagggtgaggcgagtgggtgagggcagggtctggccgtgggggtgctcatcagagaggacagaggagaagggctgtcacccagcacagggtccccgcagcccaggggccctacactcccccagaaacccatccctcaccttgagagtttgagacttctgtccttcctccaccaggagctctgccctcccctgattttgacctacccttgccttgacatgaaggtctcaggacggggcagggtgaagctgtgagtccagtaggggtccaactccggccatatgggctgggccggggaaagagctccacccgccagcctgctgcttccttagtggtgggtggctggcggccactaacatagatttgggaccacctctcctcatgaaaagtgccctgagtgggtaccctggcatccctgaagaggctggggaagccagctgtcgtcggcccaagggtctccggcccttccagtgtttgctccgtggtaatccccttggtttaagaaacaaaagcaaacaaacgagcgcctctcagaggaagggaaggcctctcctctaagctcagcatccacatcgtccagcctctcctgggccctgtctccaggtctatgttccaggactctcagtcctagcccagggtcctggattcgggcaaggacccctgtggggaacacatgcctgttccagcctctggctgtcagcccttcatgtggttctggatggagacgggggcatgaggagggtgccccctgggtcagccatgtgtcccgttgacctggttcaattcagcgacctgggtctatgctgttgaatgccctccagtgctggtgaggcaggaagggtcccagatcttgttatcgcttccaggagcagctctctgctgcggacagcacctcacagggccttgacggccccaaggcacgtcctctcccactgcctcagtcttggctgcctttgttgggctccagagcccaggcctttttctcagggtggcctgtgcctccgtcaccccccaggttcatggaatttgcggcccaggaggagatgcacattcagcatttgcagtgcatgcagtgcgcgcaggacctggctcctccagccccaccgaagctggaacctcgggggcccccagccccgaaagtgggccttcagccaggcacccaggttcccactggagctgaaggcacaggtaacaggggcctTGGGTTGGCCAAcgtccccatgtggatccttttctttcaaaacaggggcattggtctttcaacgaaaagagccaccgaggcggggggtgggggggtggggtctcagctgccctttgtcactacggggtattgacttggtcagttttgtaactcctctcacacctccctgtcaaaggaCCCCACACGAAGTCTGCCTAAGAAGTAGGCTTGATGGGGAGACCcctagaaaattggaggttccccacttccttacttgtgactctcttagatgaccccctaacctcccttctccaactgtgcatgaggcttcagatggtcctgacccCTCCCACAACCACATCAACATCCCCCaaacaatgccctcaccaacgtgcgctcgggtcaggaggtggaccgggagtccctcaccttccttcccttcctcctgctctgcctcagcctgtgctcccaggatgtccggacccagggcccagccctcgcacccgaagccacacagatcccagcggACCCCGGAGCCCAAGGCGCCCAAGGTGATTCCCCCTGAGACTGTGAGGGAGTATGTGGAGAGGATGGAGGCGCTGGTGGGACCCGTCCACTCAGCCAGCGGCAAGTCACatgcagaatgtggaaaggacggaaatgagcTGAAGCAGGAAGAGGACGACACCTACTTGGACCCGTGTCTCTTGAGCTACACTGACGAGCTGCGTTCCCGGGAACactctgtcaccaaggtaggctgggcctggagcctggggtctacaagatgccagggcatggaactctcagcacccaagatctgggttctgctcaggccgatgggatttaagctcagctccttgttcctgagcctggtgttaggggaggtttacgcaggtgtctgtgtgtatatgtctgtgtctgtgtgtatgcctttgtgtgtctgtgtatgtgcatctgtatatgtgctcttttgtgtgtgactgtgtatgtgcatgtttgtgtgtgtgtgtgtgtgtgtgtgtgtgtgcgtgctgaccatccccgccttgtggaagagagtgggggtgggtctctgcttttcactttccctcctggtcttcttgtgtcacaggccactcctggccaaggatgctcacagcctcttctttctgtccgaggtggaggcagtcattcaTCCTCGATTCCCGGCAGAATTGTTTTCCccggacccacagctggatgtcttggcccttgctgaggagctgaagcaggaggaaggactcacccctgaagaagtgagccaggggagggagagggacacttagggagccaggggactccaggggaggggggaccccaggtgacccaggggacaggggaaaccaggtggcccaggggagccagaggagggagggatcgcaggtagaacaggggcgacaagggacacccaggaagacggagggaccccagtgagcaggggagaggtagggccccagaacagtaggcccacatggctctgtccgtcccttccctgcctcggaggcctggcatggggaagggccctctctggggtgggtgcagcgcagggtgataggaaggagaggatggggtgccgggagcggagggaaggacacacagctgggaataaggtgcaggaggatggcaggaatgccaccgtgtctgtatttggagtctagtcctggggtcacccgtcccctcctcccccccagggccattgtcccactgcccagtgctcctcctctcacacgtgcgcgtggagccgtcactgtcctcctccctcctaccagctggtgcagaaacaACTCCGGGacttgaaagaggaggaaggtgggccggcagccccgagccacagtgcacgcggaatgggctcaagtccatctgagtcccacgccggccaaggtgcccagaggcacgaccaagaccgccatcgaggggtcagtgatgaagcctgcccaccagagattgattttgaggctcttcataggcccatcCGAGCAGACACTGGCCCATTCGGGCCCAAAGTCTTTGTTCCCTCTCGAGGACGTCAGGAGGTCTCTCCATTCCGGGCCGgacggccctcccctccccagggtcaaAGGCGCACTGGCCCTCTACTGGGACCCAGGGATGCGTCTCTTCTCAGAGAGGCGTCTCCTGTTCCGGAGGCCCGAGGGCCCAGGGACGCGTCCAGTGAGCACGAGGAGGCGCTCCACAGCCTGGCCTCCCTCTTGGCCTCTCCGCAGAGCCTGCCGCCTTGCCGGCTGTCCCAGAGTCCTGCCCCTGCCTCAGGCCTGGCCTCCCCTGGAGGTTGGGGGGCCAGGAGtgctccccaggccccctcccctcagagaagaggccccagcccagctccaccaGCCGCTCCCAAGTCGAGGAAGCGGGTTCTGTGTGGGCGCCCAGCCGCTGCTGAGAAGCTGCCCATCCCCGGGGCTGGCCACGGGGTCTCTGCGAGGCCAGCCTTTGCTCTGGGGCTGGTTCGCCCCTCACAGCCGAGAAAGAGAAAGCGTGACCCGTTTGtcacagggaagaggaggaagaagcagaggaagcacTGCAGCCAGTAGGGAacagccgggccggccctccaggGCGAGCCCCCCAGGGCGGCCCCCAGGGGAGCCTAGGGGCTCCTCCTCACCCCAGAGCTGATCCTGGGATTGTGGGGGattagggaggtgggggaggtgggtgtgggcaggACCTTTGGAGTGATGTATGAAAAttgtgaataaagatagttttggtGGGAAATGCTCTCAGGCCACTGTCATCTTCTTCGTGTGGAGCTGCTCCACAGAGAGCGatcctgagaggaaggaagggtgagggaGGTCACAGGAGCTATGGATCTACAGGTGGCCAAACCTTTCCTCCACATAGACAAGGACTCCTCAGGCTGCCCCTGGGAACGCACAGCTCTCACTTTCCCCAGGGACCCCCTCATCATCCCCTTCTCTAAAGCCTGCTTGGCTAGGGGCCTTCTGGGGCATCTGTAGCATCTTCTGCATCCCTGAACCGTCTGTGGAGGGAGAGCTGCTTTTGTGCCTCTCAGCCCTCTGGACACTAACCAGTTTCTAGGACGGAGCCTGGAGACGGCCCTTGTCTTTATGGagcttctctctgcttccctgaagTGGCCAGGCGATGGCGCTGGGGTGACCCTCCGCTCATCCAGGGTTTCCTGTGTGGGTGGCCTGACCAGACAGGAAAAGTCTTGGCCATGGGGACAGGACTGTCTGCCTTGTCATAGCGGGAGCGTTCTCTAGTCCCACTGGGATTATTGCAATGTGGAGAGTGGTTGAGGCAGCTACCTCTTAATCCCAGTGAGGATGCAACAAGGGGAATGGGCGCGGGGAAATTCATGGGGCACCTGTTACAGGTGTGTCTAAGGGAAACGACAGTTGGGCCCCTTTGTGGAACTTGTGGGATTTCTGTGCAGCAGCATCTCTTTCAACTGAGGGAGGAGGACCCATCTGGCTGTGGCTGTGGGGACTGGCCTTAGGGGCCTAGGGGTGTGCAAAGACACCCCAGAACTACTGTCCATTCCCTTTCCACCCATGGCTGGACATGTGTGTGTATTGGTATCAACACTGATTTGTATTCCCATAGAAAACAGTTCATCCTGACAAACTATGACCGTGTTTCACAAGAACAGCTTACTCacaggggcagcaggggtgggggagaggtgtcTGCGGCCCCAGATCTGGGTGGGAGCTCGGATCCATGCTGAGGAGTGTGGAGGCCTCAGTCACCGTCCTGTGGGTGCCGGCAGAGACTTCGAATCATCAGAGCAGGGGAAATGACCCGCTCATAAGGGTGAGACGAGCAAACAATGAGGGTAGGGAGCAGACCCCTGCTATCTCCCCGAACTGCCCCCCCTCCCAGTCTGCTTAGCTTCCGTCACAGCCTGTGCTGGCCCACCTCTGAAGCCCCTTCCTCCTAAAGCACTCAGATGCTCTGATCTTTTGTAGACCTGTCCCGGGCCTCACCCCCCCTTCCCTGCTGGCCAAAGGCTCTTCTCCAGGTTCTGAGTTCTGATTccttccccaggacccaggcAGGGGTTAGGACAACAGGGACTCCCTGAACATGACCCCTACACCATCAGCATGCAAAACTGGGGCCGCAGGCTTCCGCAGGTGGCATGGCTCTCTGCTGGGCCCTGCAAAGAGCTTGGAGAAGAAAGGGGCTCATGTCTCTCCACCTCCACTAATCTGTAGGTCAGCCTCACAGGTCCTCCTCTGTCCAGGTGGGCAGCACATATGTGCTCCCAGCCCTCCTTGACCCTTTGTAAAAGAAAGTTTTTGCAGCTCAGTAGTCTATTAGTCAAGGTGTCTCCGGGCTTCTTCCTTTTGAAGCCCTacaggagaatctgtttcctttccctttctgtcttctagagtctgcctgcattccttggaattagtcctttcttccatcttcaaagtgcaTCACTTTAATCTCTGCTTCCCTCATCACATGGTCTCTCCAACTCTGACTCTTCCTGTGTCCCTCCTATAcaaatatttgtgtttatatatagCCCACCCAGAACATTTATGATAATCTCTTCATCTCAAGATTTTTTACTTGGTCAcagctgcaaagtccttttttccATACAAGGTGACATTCACATATTGTCATAGGAGGGGTTAAACACGGACCTTTTTGGGGAACCGTAATTTACCCTATTAGAAGAAATCCACAAGAATACTTACCATCAGAATCCACATGAATAACAGactatgaccaagtggaatttattccagggctGCAAGCCTGGTTCAATGGTAAAAAATCATCAATGTAATCTACCATATTGAGTCTAAAGGAACACATACTGTCACACCAATTAATACAGAAAAGGCATTtaacgaaattcaacacccattcatattaaaaatgctcagaaaactaggaatagaaggtcactacctcaacctaataaagaacatctacaaaaaacctacttCTAACATCACATGaaatggtgaaagaatgaatgttttTCCCTGAGTTCAAAAACAAGATtagaatgtccactctcatctcTTAGTTTTCAATGTAGTACTTTAGATTCTAGTTAGTGTAGTacagcaagaaaaggaaaaaagaggcatacatattagaaaagaagaaatataattgtcattatttacagatgacataattgtctacatagaaaactcCAAGGAATGTATAAGAAAACTCATAATAAATTATCATAAATTGCTGTAGCAGGATCTCAGAATATAAGATCTATACGTAAACATTAATACACAACATTGATCATATTTCCATATACTAGTAACAAACTGAACAAttgaaaaccaaaatttaaaacatagtaaATAGGTTCCAGTTCAAGGTGGCAacataggaagatcctgaacccacctcctcccacaaacgcaccaaatctacagctacatatggaaaactttcctctgaaaaaaactaaaagatggtggAGCAACCCCTTCACATCAGGAAAACCAGAGGGAAACCACATCAAAACaggtaggaaaggctgagacacaatTTTTCCATAAATCCCATCCCTGGTGTGGAGACACACAATCAGGAAGGAGCTCAAAACCTGGAGCTTCTCCCTGAGAGGTGAAGGGTTTGGACCCCACTTTGGGCACTCCAACTTTCAAGGCTGGCACCTGAGAGATAGACCCCCAGAACATCTGACTTTGAAGACCAACAAGGCACATCCCATGAGACCCACAGGGCTGTGGTGGACTGAGGAACAGCTCTTAAAGGGCCTGTGCACAGACTCACCTGCCCCAGGGCCAAGTGCAGAAGCAGCCCTTTGAAAAGCACTCTGACTTTTTGTGAAAGAGACTCACTTCCCAATTTTAAAGCATTAATCTGAGGAACAGGGGCCTGCTGCAATACTCCCCAGGGACAGAGGCTGGCGGgtgctctctctctgccttgataAAGCTGAAAGGTGCCATCTTTCcccccctttttcctttcctgcagGTGACAACTTTGTGCTCCAGCCAGCTGGCTCCTTCTTCCCTGCTCTTCCTCTgtcttgctatatatatatatattttttttttcttcttctttttctttttttcttttcccttttcccctttattcAGATGGTGTCATCTTTGCACTCTTCCCACCGCCTCACTCCAGCCAGTAAGCATCATCTTCACACTTTCCTTCTGATGTGCTCCAGAGAGCCAGAATCTCCAAGACGGGAGATCCCACTTTTGCGGCCTCCACTCAGGGGATGctccttgatcacctggctctggaggccaggaggGATCTCTTTTCTGCATCCCATGGAACTGTAACAATTGGAGAGACAGTTCTTGGCAGGATACCACCCCCAGGATGTACCACTACACATCAGACTGAGACACAGTCCCAGCCTTTACATGAAAAAGGCCTATTTGCTAGTAGGGACAAGACTTAAGAGCAGGCTTCAGGTTCAGCACACATCTAGAGGCTACGGATGTGCTCTCAAGGAAGGTAGGCTGGGGGTACCATCTTTCCACCCT
This DNA window, taken from Balaenoptera acutorostrata chromosome 6 unlocalized genomic scaffold, mBalAcu1.1 SUPER_6_unloc_2, whole genome shotgun sequence, encodes the following:
- the LOC130706593 gene encoding NUT family member 2G-like, with the translated sequence MNPGASLSTFTAVPFPPPIPGAQHRPPWQQHLPRPITPAFPPGSSLLLPAFPRTPMVANGGLGPSAPGACNLTVEVRSQGRTVEAPQTQTSVVTQAPLNWSAPGALSRSAACPAPEFIATPVMGTVVTASAVGVRQAGKGGWTPGFPPQAPPPAAQLAPIIRPVNSGPWPHDTSREGRLATNQSNASQDGSSNPQREYSNFRRWQHIKPLARRHFHLSPDAEAFSCFLIPVLRSVARLNPNMPLEEGLWRAVQEWRCRSNLDRMIYYERAEKFMEFAAQEEMHIQHLQCMQCAQDLAPPAPPKLEPRGPPAPPHRSQRTPEPKAPKVIPPETVREYVERMEALVGPVHSASGKSHAECGKDGNELKQEEDDTYLDPCLLSYTDELRSREHSVTKVEAVIHPRFPAELFSPDPQLDVLALAEELKQEEGLTPEELVQKQLRDLKEEEGGPAAPSHSARGMGSSPSESHAGQGAQRHDQDRHRGVSDEACPPEIDFEALHRPIRADTGPFGPKVFVPSRGRQEVSPFRAGRPSPPQGQRRTGPLLGPRDASLLREASPVPEARGPRDASSEHEEALHSLASLLASPQSLPPCRLSQSPAPASGLASPGGWGARSAPQAPSPQRRGPSPAPPAAPKSRKRVLCGRPAAAEKLPIPGAGHGVSARPAFALGLVRPSQPRKRKRDPFVTGKRRKKQRKHCSQ